A genomic window from Phyllopteryx taeniolatus isolate TA_2022b chromosome 2, UOR_Ptae_1.2, whole genome shotgun sequence includes:
- the cmtm4 gene encoding CKLF-like MARVEL transmembrane domain-containing protein 4 encodes MRNTEEAEGLDGEASNTSMISGASSPYQPTTEPVHARSFWGGIRCDVNYLKSYFGLFKAVEVVLSVIGFICIETIMMCSPCSGVYFFEFVSCTAFVVTGTLLVIFSLNLHTKVPHINWNLTDLGNTAVSTFLFFLSSLVLACLNHNSGAEIAAVTFGFLATSVYGLNTFLAARRWRRGNGTQRAAQSNEYMRARTASRGEMEARPELA; translated from the exons ATGAGGAACACCGAGGAGGCTGAGGGCTTGGACGGGGAGGCCTCCAACACCTCCATGATCTCCGGGGCCAGCAGCCCCTACCAGCCTACGACCGAGCCAGTCCACGCGAGGAGCTTTTGGGGGGGCATTCGGTGCGATGTGAACTACCTCAAGTCTTACTTTGGTCTATTCAAGGCAGTCGAAGTG GTCCTGTCAGTTATTGGGTTCATCTGCATAGAAACCATCATGATGTGTTCCCCATGCAGTGGCGTCTACTTCTTCGAGTTTGTCAGCTGTACTGCCTTTGTGGTCACAGGCACACTCTTGGTGATTTTCTCTCTCAACCTGCATACCAAGGTGCCTCACATCAACTGGAACCTTACG GATTTGGGTAACACGGCAGTTAGtaccttcctcttcttcttgtcaTCCCTCGTGCTTGCTTGCTTAAACCACAACAGTGGAGCTGAAATAGCTGCAGTG ACCTTTGGCTTCCTGGCTACAAGTGTGTATGGCCTAAACACTTTCCTGGCGGCACGGCGATGGCGCCGTGGCAACGGGACTCAGAGAGCGGCTCAGAGCAACGAGTACATGCGAGCGCGCACGGCCTCTCGTGGAGAAATGGAGGCCCGGCCCGAACTTGCGTGA
- the LOC133472685 gene encoding cyclin-dependent kinase inhibitor 1C-like: MDTVVLGKSVRRDLFGIVNRERVDRELEVKLRQSIQEDNLRWNFSFQTETPLPGRLQWEKQPVEHTAAFYHESSWDNDKSSSPRPVCEETVETEQEICSANKRPAEVTPGPNKKTLRRFPVKISHN, translated from the exons ATGGACACCGTCGTTTTGGGAAAGTCGGTACGCAGGGACCTGTTCGGCATTGTGAACCGCGAGCGGGTGGACCGAGAGTTAGAAGTGAAGCTCCGCCAAAGTATCCAGGAGGACAACCTGCGCTGGAATTTCAGCTTCCAGACCGAGACGCCGCTGCCCGGCAGGTTGCAGTGGGAGAAACAGCCCGTGGAGCACACCGCTGCTTTTTACCACGAATCCTCCTGGGACAACGACAAGTCTTCTTCTCCCAGGCCCG TGTGTGAGGAGACTGTGGAGACCGAACAGGAGATCTGCTCGGCTAACAAGCGTCCTGCTGAAGTCACCCCTGGCCCAAACAAGAAGACACTGAGAAGGTTTCCAGTCAAGATCTCACACAATTAA
- the LOC133472689 gene encoding CKLF-like MARVEL transmembrane domain-containing protein 3, with protein MGDIEAPAARQPSRSVLQSVLPSREFASSRKGMLLIAEVALSFVDFVCFAASMAAAFVTVPLLEFLAALFLLFAYSTKFNERFKGFIWPLMDFMRCVTAAIIFFIISIIAVSKYVDGSSKAAGVFGFIATIAFALDFYLIFNELANFLKQGGETTEEPSRQQDEFSDSDSD; from the exons ATGGGAGACATCGAAGCTCCCGCCGCGAGGCAGCCGAGCCGCAGCGTGCTGCAGTCGGTCCTCCCAAGCAGAGAGTTCGCCTCCTCCAGGAAAGGAATGCTGCTCATCGCTGAAGTG GCGCTGTCCTTCGTAGACTTTGTGTGCTTCGCTGCATCCATGGCAGCTGCCTTTGTGACAGTCCCACTGCTGGAGTTCCTGGCTGCTCTCTTCCTGCTCTTTGCCTACTCTACCAAATTCAACGAGAGGTTTAAAGGTTTCATATGGCCTCTCATG GATTTCATGAGATGTGTGACTGCTGCCATCATTTTCTTCATCATTTCCATAATTGCAGTATCCAAATATGTGGATGGTTCCTCCAAAGCTGCCGGG GTTTTTGGCTTCATTGCTACTATTGCATTTGCTTTAGATTTTTATCTAATTTTTAATGAGCTCGCCAATTTCCTGAAGCAAGGTGGAGAGACCACTGAGGAGCCTTCCAGACAGCAAG ATGAATTTTCAGACTCTGACTCGGACTGA